One window of Maribacter algicola genomic DNA carries:
- the rpmI gene encoding 50S ribosomal protein L35, protein MPKQKTKSSAKKRFKLTGTGKIKRKHAFKSHILTKKSKKRKLALTHDTLVHPNDVNSIKEQLRLK, encoded by the coding sequence ATGCCTAAACAAAAAACAAAATCCAGTGCCAAGAAGCGTTTTAAGCTTACAGGTACGGGTAAAATCAAAAGAAAGCACGCTTTTAAGAGCCACATTCTTACTAAGAAATCTAAAAAGCGCAAACTTGCTTTAACGCATGATACTTTGGTTCATCCAAATGACGTTAACAGCATCAAGGAACAATTACGTTTAAAGTAA
- a CDS encoding acetyl-CoA carboxylase carboxyltransferase subunit alpha, protein MEYLDFELPIKELEDQLDKCIVIGEESDVDVSETCKQIEKKLEETRKEIYKNLTPWQRVQLSRHPNRPYTLDYIRAICGDTFLELHGDRNVKDDKAMIGGLGKIGDQSYMFIGQQKGYNTKTRQYRNFGMANPEGYRKALRLMKSAEKFGIPVVTLIDTPGAYPGIEAEERGQGEAIARNILEMTRLEVPIIVAIIGEGASGGALGIGVGDKVLMLENTWYSVISPESCSSILWRSWEFKERAAEALKLTASDMKKLKLIDEIVKEPAGGAHANREKTFEILKNKIAAHYEELQKLSPKELVKQRMEKYANMGVFNG, encoded by the coding sequence ATGGAGTATTTGGATTTTGAACTTCCAATTAAGGAATTGGAAGACCAATTGGACAAGTGTATTGTTATAGGAGAGGAAAGTGATGTAGACGTATCCGAAACCTGTAAACAAATAGAGAAGAAATTAGAGGAGACAAGGAAGGAAATCTATAAGAACCTCACACCTTGGCAACGTGTTCAATTATCGAGACATCCAAACAGACCCTACACGTTGGATTACATCAGGGCAATTTGTGGGGATACATTTCTTGAATTGCATGGGGATCGTAACGTAAAGGACGATAAGGCCATGATCGGGGGATTGGGTAAAATAGGTGATCAGAGTTACATGTTCATTGGGCAACAAAAAGGCTACAACACCAAGACAAGACAATACAGGAACTTTGGTATGGCCAATCCAGAAGGGTATAGAAAGGCGTTACGATTGATGAAATCTGCCGAGAAATTTGGCATACCAGTGGTAACACTTATCGATACTCCTGGTGCCTATCCAGGAATTGAGGCGGAGGAAAGAGGTCAGGGAGAGGCAATTGCCCGGAATATTTTGGAAATGACGCGATTGGAAGTACCCATAATCGTAGCGATAATTGGTGAGGGAGCTTCGGGCGGAGCCTTGGGAATAGGAGTAGGTGACAAGGTTTTGATGTTGGAGAACACTTGGTATTCGGTTATTTCACCAGAATCCTGTTCATCAATTCTTTGGAGAAGTTGGGAATTCAAGGAAAGGGCGGCGGAAGCATTGAAGCTTACGGCCAGTGATATGAAAAAACTCAAATTGATAGATGAAATTGTAAAGGAACCCGCAGGAGGGGCACACGCCAACAGGGAAAAAACCTTTGAAATCCTCAAAAATAAAATTGCCGCACATTATGAGGAACTCCAAAAGTTATCACCAAAAGAATTGGTGAAGCAACGGATGGAAAAATATGCCAATATGGGAGTATTTAATGGTTAA
- a CDS encoding HAD family hydrolase codes for MDLSKIRMVVTDMDGTLLNSNHEVSAEFFKLFEHLKSKGIHFVAASGRQYNSIIDKLYPIKDDIIVIAENGGFAKQRDREILSTPLNTQYVFEILKTIKQVPNTHPVLCGKHMAYISGKSDLFSQKLKEYYTQFEILDELSVVDSEIIKIAIYHFDDSERYIYPHVKHFENRMKVKVSGENWVDISSPNAHKGFALEKVMQIYGITSNEIMVFGDYNNDLEMLALSEYSFAMENAHPTIKRAAKYLTLSNDDMGVEHQLKKLTDYLLTN; via the coding sequence ATGGATTTATCTAAAATAAGGATGGTCGTCACCGATATGGACGGTACCTTACTCAACTCAAATCACGAAGTAAGTGCTGAATTTTTTAAACTTTTTGAACATTTAAAAAGTAAAGGAATTCATTTTGTAGCGGCCAGTGGCAGACAATATAATAGTATTATTGATAAGTTGTATCCTATTAAGGACGACATCATCGTAATCGCCGAAAACGGGGGGTTTGCAAAACAAAGGGACCGTGAAATTCTATCTACACCCCTTAACACCCAGTATGTTTTCGAAATATTGAAAACAATAAAGCAGGTTCCCAATACCCATCCGGTACTATGTGGCAAGCATATGGCCTACATATCTGGTAAATCCGATTTATTTTCTCAAAAGCTCAAAGAATATTATACGCAATTTGAAATACTGGATGAACTAAGCGTTGTGGATTCAGAAATCATTAAAATTGCCATTTATCATTTTGATGATTCTGAAAGATACATATACCCCCATGTTAAACACTTTGAAAATAGGATGAAAGTCAAAGTTTCAGGTGAAAATTGGGTAGATATATCAAGTCCCAATGCACATAAAGGATTCGCCCTGGAAAAAGTCATGCAAATCTATGGCATTACATCGAATGAAATTATGGTGTTTGGGGACTACAACAATGATTTGGAGATGCTAGCCCTATCCGAATATAGCTTTGCCATGGAAAATGCCCATCCTACCATAAAAAGGGCCGCCAAGTACCTTACATTAAGCAATGACGACATGGGGGTTGAACATCAGTTGAAAAAATTAACTGACTATTTATTGACCAATTAA
- a CDS encoding secondary thiamine-phosphate synthase enzyme YjbQ yields the protein MHWFQKEFALPKFSRGFHLITNRILERCPEINDIDIGICQVFIKHTSASLTINENADPTVRSDFESHMNMMVPENAPYYVHTYEGQDDMPAHIKSSLMGASVQIPISQGKLNLGIWQGIYLCEHRNHASGRTLVVTIFGN from the coding sequence ATGCATTGGTTTCAAAAAGAGTTTGCACTTCCCAAATTTTCTAGGGGTTTTCATTTAATAACGAATAGGATATTGGAAAGATGTCCAGAGATAAACGATATTGATATAGGAATTTGTCAGGTCTTTATCAAACATACATCGGCAAGCCTTACCATTAATGAGAATGCAGACCCTACGGTAAGAAGTGATTTTGAAAGCCATATGAATATGATGGTGCCGGAAAATGCCCCGTATTATGTGCATACCTATGAAGGGCAAGATGACATGCCCGCGCACATTAAGTCCTCCTTAATGGGAGCATCGGTTCAAATTCCTATTTCACAGGGTAAACTTAACTTGGGTATTTGGCAAGGTATATATCTATGTGAACACAGGAATCATGCTTCGGGTAGAACATTGGTGGTTACCATCTTCGGTAATTGA
- the rplT gene encoding 50S ribosomal protein L20, with amino-acid sequence MPRSVNAVASRARRKKVMKQAKGYFGRRKNVWTVAKNAVEKAMLYAYRDRKNKKRTFRSLWITRINAGARQHGMSYSQFMGKVKASGIELNRKVLADLAMNHPEAFKAIVEQVK; translated from the coding sequence ATGCCAAGATCAGTAAATGCAGTAGCTTCCAGAGCCAGGAGAAAAAAGGTAATGAAGCAAGCCAAAGGTTACTTTGGAAGACGTAAAAATGTTTGGACAGTAGCCAAAAACGCGGTCGAAAAAGCAATGTTATATGCTTATAGAGATCGAAAAAACAAAAAAAGAACATTCCGTTCATTATGGATTACCCGTATTAATGCAGGTGCCAGACAGCATGGAATGTCCTACTCGCAATTTATGGGTAAAGTAAAAGCCAGTGGAATTGAACTAAATCGAAAGGTTCTCGCAGATTTGGCCATGAATCACCCAGAAGCTTTTAAAGCTATCGTAGAGCAAGTAAAATAA
- the dnaB gene encoding replicative DNA helicase: protein MENTQPFVGRKIDKSTIISLERGKIPPQAIDLEEVVLGAMMIDKKGVDEVIDILHPDVFYKDAHRFIYEAIFILFEESQPVDLLTVSSQLKKAGKLEAVGGDFYLIKLTQKVASSAHIEFHARIILQKYIQRSLIKISNEIIEDAYDESTDVFDLLDNAEAKLYDVTQGNLKRSAETAQNLVIQAKKKIEEIANREGLSGIPSGFDKLDKLTSGWQPSDLIIVAARPGMGKTALTLSMARNMAVNSNTPVAFFSLEMSSVQLITRLISSETGLSSEKLRTGKLEKHEWEQLNVKVKTLEKAPLFIDDTPSLSIFDLRAKARRLASQHGIKMIMIDYLQLMTAGGSQKGGNREQEISTISRNLKALAKELNVPVIALSQLSRAVETRGGSKRPILSDLRESGAIEQDADIVSFIYRPEYYKIEEWDDEERTPTQGQAEFIVAKHRNGGLDNIRLKFIGSQGKFDNLDDFDSPFEFQSKMNDNEENPFTTKNLPSADDAFGSSMNQGLDPEDEDDVPF from the coding sequence ATGGAGAACACACAACCTTTTGTTGGTCGCAAGATTGACAAATCTACAATTATTAGCCTCGAAAGGGGAAAGATACCGCCACAAGCTATTGATTTAGAGGAAGTTGTGCTTGGCGCAATGATGATTGACAAAAAAGGGGTCGATGAAGTAATAGATATTCTTCATCCCGATGTGTTTTATAAGGATGCCCATAGATTTATCTATGAGGCGATATTCATATTGTTCGAGGAATCGCAACCCGTGGATTTATTAACCGTTTCTTCCCAATTGAAGAAAGCTGGAAAATTGGAAGCCGTTGGGGGCGATTTTTACCTTATAAAATTGACTCAAAAAGTGGCATCTTCGGCACATATCGAGTTCCACGCCCGTATCATACTTCAGAAATATATTCAGCGCAGCTTGATAAAAATTTCAAACGAGATTATTGAGGATGCATACGATGAAAGTACCGACGTTTTTGACCTTCTGGACAATGCCGAGGCTAAATTATATGATGTCACCCAAGGTAATCTTAAAAGGTCTGCCGAAACCGCGCAGAATTTGGTGATACAAGCCAAGAAGAAAATCGAGGAGATTGCCAATAGGGAGGGTCTTAGTGGAATACCTTCCGGATTTGATAAGTTGGACAAGTTGACCTCAGGTTGGCAACCGAGTGATTTAATAATCGTTGCCGCGCGTCCGGGTATGGGTAAAACGGCGTTGACCTTGTCCATGGCCAGAAATATGGCCGTAAATTCAAACACTCCGGTAGCCTTCTTTTCCTTGGAAATGTCCTCTGTACAGTTGATAACTAGATTGATTTCATCGGAGACGGGTCTTTCTTCGGAGAAATTGAGAACGGGCAAATTAGAAAAACACGAATGGGAACAATTGAACGTAAAGGTAAAAACCTTGGAAAAAGCTCCTTTGTTCATTGATGATACGCCTTCCTTATCCATATTTGATTTGCGCGCCAAGGCAAGGCGACTGGCTTCCCAACATGGTATTAAAATGATTATGATAGATTACTTGCAGTTGATGACGGCCGGTGGTAGTCAAAAAGGAGGAAATAGGGAACAGGAAATATCTACGATATCCAGGAATTTAAAAGCGTTGGCAAAGGAATTGAACGTGCCCGTAATCGCCTTGTCACAGCTTTCAAGGGCCGTTGAGACGAGAGGTGGTAGCAAGAGACCAATTCTTTCAGATTTGAGGGAATCCGGGGCTATAGAGCAGGATGCCGATATTGTTTCCTTTATCTACCGACCCGAATACTATAAAATTGAGGAATGGGACGACGAAGAACGCACCCCAACGCAAGGCCAAGCGGAATTTATTGTAGCAAAACACAGAAATGGTGGATTGGACAATATTCGACTTAAATTTATTGGAAGTCAAGGTAAATTTGATAATTTGGATGATTTCGATTCGCCTTTTGAGTTTCAGTCCAAAATGAACGATAACGAGGAGAACCCTTTTACAACGAAGAACCTTCCAAGTGCTGACGACGCCTTTGGTAGCTCCATGAATCAAGGGTTGGATCCAGAAGATGAAGACGATGTACCATTTTAA
- the infC gene encoding translation initiation factor IF-3 has translation MAIRKRFRPQPRRENKNPHNINEQILAPEVRLVGDNIEVGVYPIRKALDISKELELDLVEISPKADPPVCKIIDYKKFLYEQKKREKAMKAKASKVVVKEIRFGPNTDDHDYEFKKKHAEKFLKDGAKLKAYVFFKGRSIVYKDQGEILLLKLASELEELGKVEQMPRLEGKRMTMFIAPKTKK, from the coding sequence ATAGCAATACGTAAAAGATTCAGGCCTCAACCTAGAAGGGAAAATAAAAACCCTCACAATATTAATGAACAGATACTTGCTCCGGAAGTAAGGTTAGTTGGTGACAACATTGAAGTTGGAGTATATCCTATTCGAAAAGCCTTGGATATTTCCAAGGAACTGGAATTGGATTTAGTTGAAATTTCACCAAAGGCGGATCCTCCTGTTTGTAAAATTATAGATTACAAAAAGTTTTTATACGAACAGAAAAAAAGGGAGAAGGCCATGAAAGCCAAGGCTTCCAAAGTAGTTGTTAAGGAAATTAGGTTTGGACCGAATACTGATGACCATGACTATGAGTTTAAAAAGAAGCATGCTGAAAAATTCCTGAAAGATGGTGCAAAGTTGAAAGCATACGTTTTTTTTAAAGGACGCTCGATAGTCTATAAAGATCAAGGAGAAATTCTGCTTTTAAAACTAGCTTCTGAACTGGAAGAACTTGGAAAGGTAGAACAAATGCCAAGGTTGGAAGGAAAAAGAATGACCATGTTCATAGCTCCAAAAACAAAAAAATAA
- a CDS encoding LptF/LptG family permease — translation MLSIIDKYILKRYLATFALMLLLFIPIGIMVNLAEQIGKMIDNEAPLNEILFYYLNFTIYIGSLLFPIFLFLSVIFFTSKLANNTEIVAILSSGVSYGRFLRPYLIGATIIAIIMFFMTMFIVPQASIGFNEFKFKYLKRGKQDRITNNIFNQLNETDFIYVSSFDPARQLGHNFTYERFHRDNKLDFKISAVNIRWVEKDSTYRLTSYVKRKMVGDSAILESKRRLDTIFSFKIDDLTPVSYVAETKNLFELDQFIADQKRKGASNINTYILVKYKRWALPLTAFILTIIAVAVSSVKRRGGMGVNLAFGILVAFVFIFFDKVFGTLAEQSGFSPLLAVIIPNVLFGLLAFYLLQNAKR, via the coding sequence GTGCTCTCTATAATAGACAAATACATATTAAAGCGTTACTTGGCCACTTTCGCCTTGATGCTGCTCTTATTCATCCCAATAGGGATAATGGTAAATTTGGCGGAGCAGATCGGGAAGATGATCGACAATGAGGCACCATTGAATGAAATACTGTTCTATTATCTAAATTTTACCATTTACATAGGTAGTCTTCTCTTTCCAATTTTTCTTTTTCTATCGGTCATCTTTTTTACGTCAAAGCTGGCCAATAATACGGAAATCGTTGCCATATTAAGTTCCGGGGTTTCCTATGGCAGGTTCCTGCGACCCTACTTGATCGGGGCCACCATCATCGCCATTATCATGTTCTTTATGACCATGTTTATTGTTCCTCAGGCAAGTATCGGTTTTAATGAATTCAAGTTTAAATACCTTAAGCGCGGTAAGCAGGACAGGATTACCAACAATATATTTAACCAACTTAACGAAACGGATTTTATCTATGTTAGTAGTTTTGATCCCGCGAGGCAATTGGGGCATAATTTCACCTATGAAAGGTTCCATAGAGACAACAAGCTCGATTTTAAAATATCCGCAGTAAATATACGATGGGTGGAAAAGGACAGTACCTATAGGCTTACTTCCTATGTAAAACGTAAAATGGTAGGGGATTCCGCAATCTTGGAGAGCAAACGTCGACTGGACACGATTTTTTCATTTAAAATAGATGATCTCACCCCCGTTTCCTATGTAGCAGAGACGAAAAACCTGTTTGAACTAGATCAATTTATTGCCGATCAAAAACGAAAGGGGGCATCCAATATCAATACCTATATTCTGGTCAAATACAAACGATGGGCATTGCCTTTAACGGCGTTTATTCTCACTATAATAGCGGTAGCGGTTTCCTCGGTAAAAAGAAGGGGTGGAATGGGTGTGAACTTGGCTTTCGGTATTTTGGTGGCCTTTGTATTTATCTTTTTTGACAAGGTTTTTGGAACGCTCGCGGAACAGTCCGGATTTTCGCCTTTATTGGCGGTAATCATTCCTAATGTACTTTTTGGCCTATTGGCCTTTTATCTTCTGCAAAATGCAAAAAGATAG
- the thrS gene encoding threonine--tRNA ligase has protein sequence MIEIVLPDGSTKEFQKGATPMDVAKSISEGLARNVISAKFNDTTVESTTPLTENGSLTLFTWNDKEGKKAFWHSTSHIVAQALEALYPGVKLTIGPAIENGFYYDVDLPEGTISEKDFSKIEQKALEIARGKHDYKMRKVSKSDALKFYKEQGNEYKVELIENLEDGSITFCDHDTFTDLCRGGHIPNTGIVKAIKILSVAGAYWRGDENKPQLTRVYGISFPKQKDLTEYLALLEEAKKRDHRKLGKELELFTFSQKVGQGLPLWLPKGAALRERLEQFLKKAQKQAGYEMVVTPHIGQKELYVTSGHYAKYGEDSFQPIHTPKQDEEFLLKPMNCPHHCEIYNTRPFSYKELPKRYAEFGTVYRYEQSGELHGLTRVRGFTQDDAHIFCTPDQLDKEFKNVIDLSLYVLGSLGFEDFTAQVSVRDLDKPEKYIGSVENWEKAEQAIINAAKEKGLDYVIERGEAAFYGPKLDFMVKDALGRQWQLGTIQVDYNLPERFELTYKGSDNELHRPVMIHRAPFGSMERFIALLLEHTGGNFPLWLIPDQAIVLPVSEKHEKYAEKVLKSLENNEIRALVDNRNETVGKKIREAEMNKIPFMLIVGENDESSNTISVRRHGGEDLGAITIVAFTDLVSKEINSTLKSFKN, from the coding sequence ATGATAGAGATTGTCTTGCCAGATGGCTCAACAAAGGAATTCCAAAAAGGGGCTACCCCAATGGATGTAGCCAAAAGCATTAGTGAAGGACTTGCCAGAAATGTTATATCTGCAAAATTTAACGACACAACCGTTGAAAGCACCACTCCCCTAACCGAAAACGGATCTCTGACCTTATTTACGTGGAACGACAAAGAAGGTAAGAAAGCTTTTTGGCACTCAACCTCCCATATTGTCGCACAAGCGCTTGAAGCACTATATCCCGGTGTAAAACTAACTATAGGGCCAGCGATAGAAAACGGGTTCTATTATGATGTAGACCTACCTGAGGGCACCATATCCGAAAAAGATTTTTCCAAAATTGAACAAAAGGCCTTGGAAATTGCCCGCGGTAAACATGACTACAAGATGAGAAAAGTATCCAAATCGGACGCTTTAAAATTTTATAAAGAACAAGGCAATGAATATAAGGTCGAATTAATTGAGAATTTAGAGGACGGTTCTATAACATTTTGTGACCATGATACTTTTACCGACTTGTGCCGCGGCGGACATATTCCCAATACGGGAATTGTAAAGGCAATTAAAATTTTAAGTGTTGCAGGAGCTTACTGGCGCGGTGACGAAAACAAGCCCCAATTAACCAGGGTGTATGGTATTTCCTTTCCAAAACAGAAAGACCTTACCGAATATTTAGCGCTTTTGGAGGAGGCTAAGAAAAGGGACCACAGGAAATTAGGAAAAGAATTGGAACTCTTTACTTTTTCACAGAAAGTGGGGCAAGGACTTCCTTTATGGTTACCAAAAGGTGCCGCCCTAAGGGAGCGCCTTGAACAATTTCTAAAAAAGGCGCAAAAGCAAGCAGGTTATGAAATGGTGGTTACCCCACATATTGGACAAAAAGAGCTTTATGTAACATCCGGACATTACGCAAAATATGGGGAGGATAGCTTTCAACCTATTCACACGCCCAAACAAGACGAAGAATTTCTCTTGAAACCGATGAACTGCCCACATCATTGTGAAATTTACAACACCCGTCCGTTTAGTTATAAAGAATTACCTAAAAGGTATGCGGAGTTTGGTACCGTTTACAGATATGAACAAAGCGGAGAACTACATGGTCTTACCAGGGTTCGCGGTTTTACCCAGGATGACGCACATATTTTTTGCACACCTGATCAATTGGATAAAGAATTCAAAAATGTTATCGACCTATCCCTTTATGTTTTGGGCTCTTTGGGTTTCGAGGATTTTACCGCCCAGGTCTCAGTACGCGATTTGGACAAACCTGAAAAATATATAGGTTCCGTTGAAAATTGGGAAAAAGCGGAGCAGGCGATTATTAATGCCGCAAAAGAAAAGGGCCTTGACTATGTCATTGAACGTGGAGAAGCCGCATTTTACGGTCCAAAGTTGGACTTTATGGTTAAAGATGCACTTGGTAGGCAATGGCAATTGGGGACCATACAGGTTGATTATAATTTACCCGAAAGATTTGAACTGACTTATAAGGGGAGCGACAACGAATTGCATAGGCCGGTCATGATTCACCGTGCACCATTTGGCAGTATGGAACGTTTTATCGCTCTTTTATTGGAGCACACAGGTGGTAATTTTCCGCTATGGCTAATACCGGACCAAGCTATTGTCTTGCCAGTTAGCGAGAAACATGAAAAATATGCTGAAAAAGTTTTAAAATCGCTAGAAAATAACGAAATTCGCGCCCTTGTAGATAATAGAAACGAAACGGTCGGCAAAAAAATACGGGAAGCGGAGATGAATAAGATTCCATTTATGCTTATCGTAGGAGAAAACGATGAAAGTTCCAACACCATTTCAGTAAGAAGGCACGGTGGTGAAGATTTAGGAGCCATAACCATTGTAGCATTTACCGACTTGGTATCTAAGGAAATAAATAGTACCTTAAAGTCGTTCAAAAATTAA
- a CDS encoding asparagine synthetase B, with product MTRILFLLSLFFISHLGHASSILIPMDSESQKNHLKAYGITYWVLSKQQKVQWLLNYRGGSFLLPDGEVIRKECQIRGVSFEILSDDQANTILDEISSPSKNQDAVILEKAPKIAVYSPKENQPWDDAVTMALTYAEIPYVTVYDEEVMEDKLALYDWLHLHHEDFTGQYGKFYGAYRATPWYIEGKKEAEKLARKLGYDKVSDEKLAVALKIRNYVIGGGFMFAMCSATDSFDIALAADGVDICEPMFDGDPSDPNYQASLDFDKTFAFTDFVLERSPVKYEFSSIDMTSKRGNVPKEQDYFSLMDFSAKWDAVPTMLCQNHTSLVKGFMGQTTAFERSEIKPTVLVLGENKLNGEARYIHGIKGKGFFTFYGGHDPEDYQHRVGDPKTELELHPTSPGYRLILNNVLFPAARKKKQKT from the coding sequence ATGACTAGAATTCTTTTTTTACTGTCACTATTTTTTATTTCCCATTTAGGGCATGCCTCTTCCATTCTAATACCCATGGACTCAGAATCTCAAAAAAATCATTTAAAGGCTTATGGAATTACCTATTGGGTACTTTCCAAACAGCAAAAAGTACAATGGTTGCTTAATTATAGGGGAGGATCCTTTCTTTTGCCGGATGGTGAAGTTATACGAAAAGAGTGCCAAATCAGGGGCGTTTCCTTTGAAATACTATCGGATGACCAAGCAAATACAATACTCGATGAAATAAGCAGTCCGTCCAAGAATCAAGATGCTGTAATTTTGGAGAAGGCACCGAAAATTGCGGTGTATTCCCCTAAAGAAAACCAGCCATGGGACGATGCGGTTACCATGGCGTTAACCTATGCCGAAATACCTTATGTCACGGTGTACGACGAGGAAGTCATGGAGGATAAGCTGGCCCTATATGATTGGCTACACTTGCATCATGAGGATTTCACGGGACAATATGGCAAGTTTTATGGTGCGTACCGGGCTACTCCATGGTATATCGAAGGTAAGAAGGAAGCGGAAAAGTTGGCCAGAAAATTAGGTTATGATAAAGTTTCAGATGAGAAACTGGCCGTCGCACTAAAGATCAGAAACTATGTAATTGGAGGTGGTTTTATGTTCGCCATGTGCTCTGCGACCGATAGTTTTGATATAGCACTTGCGGCAGACGGCGTAGATATTTGTGAGCCCATGTTTGATGGGGATCCATCGGACCCTAATTATCAGGCTAGTTTGGACTTTGACAAAACCTTCGCTTTCACGGATTTTGTCTTGGAAAGAAGTCCGGTCAAATATGAATTTTCTTCCATAGATATGACTTCAAAAAGGGGGAATGTCCCAAAAGAGCAGGACTATTTTTCCTTAATGGATTTTTCGGCCAAATGGGATGCAGTTCCTACCATGCTATGTCAAAACCACACCTCGCTGGTAAAAGGGTTTATGGGACAGACCACGGCTTTTGAGCGTTCTGAAATCAAACCAACCGTATTGGTGCTAGGGGAAAATAAATTAAATGGCGAGGCCCGCTATATTCATGGTATAAAAGGGAAGGGTTTTTTTACGTTTTATGGTGGTCATGATCCTGAGGATTATCAACACAGGGTAGGGGATCCAAAAACAGAGTTGGAATTGCATCCAACTTCGCCGGGGTATCGGTTAATTTTAAACAATGTGTTGTTTCCTGCGGCTAGAAAGAAAAAACAAAAGACTTAA
- a CDS encoding DMT family transporter has translation MQKDRILNLIHLHVIVFIWGFTAILGKLISIDSLPLVWYRMLLASVFILIYILVVRLRLKVDRRALGWLIFGGMVVASHWVTFFYAIKISTISVALAMMSTGAFFTALMEPFVFGRKVIVYELLFGILVIAGLVLIFRVESNHTYGMLVALCSAFLAAVFSLVNGKLVKQHKPSVISFYELSIGVLFLSLILAIGGSFSSEFFQLSKMDWSYIFILALICTAYAFFASIKVMRVLTPYTVMLTTNLEPVYGILLAWFIFGSEEQLNPLFYIGALIILCTVILNGILKYRASLNRLPIRKVRRFLYGNKNCKVWIKLDALHSKLSAK, from the coding sequence ATGCAAAAAGATAGAATTCTCAACCTAATCCATTTACACGTAATTGTTTTTATTTGGGGCTTTACAGCGATATTGGGAAAATTGATTTCCATTGATTCCCTACCGTTGGTATGGTATAGGATGTTATTGGCTTCTGTATTTATTTTAATTTACATCTTAGTGGTTCGCCTTCGTTTAAAGGTAGACAGAAGGGCTTTGGGTTGGTTGATTTTTGGAGGGATGGTGGTTGCCAGCCACTGGGTCACGTTTTTTTATGCCATAAAGATTTCCACCATATCCGTAGCACTGGCCATGATGTCCACGGGAGCTTTTTTTACCGCTTTGATGGAACCCTTCGTTTTTGGGCGCAAAGTAATTGTATATGAATTGTTGTTTGGGATCTTGGTTATTGCAGGGCTCGTTTTGATCTTTAGGGTGGAGTCCAACCATACCTATGGCATGTTGGTGGCCTTATGCTCTGCTTTTTTGGCTGCGGTATTTTCATTGGTCAATGGAAAATTGGTAAAACAGCATAAACCTTCGGTAATATCATTTTATGAATTAAGTATAGGAGTCTTGTTTCTTTCCTTGATTTTGGCCATAGGAGGCAGTTTTTCGTCTGAATTTTTTCAACTAAGCAAGATGGATTGGTCATATATTTTTATTCTGGCCCTAATTTGTACTGCCTATGCTTTTTTTGCTTCTATTAAAGTGATGCGCGTATTGACACCCTATACCGTAATGTTAACGACCAATTTGGAACCCGTTTACGGTATCCTATTGGCTTGGTTTATTTTTGGTTCGGAAGAACAATTGAATCCATTGTTTTATATAGGTGCCCTAATTATTTTATGCACGGTGATATTGAACGGGATATTAAAATACAGGGCAAGTCTAAACAGACTACCCATAAGGAAAGTAAGGAGGTTTTTATATGGAAACAAAAATTGTAAAGTATGGATAAAGCTGGATGCTTTACATTCCAAGTTATCTGCCAAATGA